From the Francisella frigiditurris genome, one window contains:
- a CDS encoding glutamyl-tRNA reductase yields the protein MALVSLAIDYKKASVEVRSLFALNHNDSRELYSSILEIENIEHAVFISTCNRTELYLEISELRVVDEAIAWWQSKVKTTKFNLKDYIKLRQGTEVIKHLMKLACGLESMVLGEPQILGQVKSSYSESKQNNALGKELDRVFQKVFATAKKVRRETKIGYCPVSVAFSAISLAKRQLDNISEKTVLIIGAGETGELLFKHINSLEPEHIYIANRTIERADNITKNFSNATSFNLDNIANLVNKADIIVAAVTFSEYIIKSEEVDSIKERVFIDISIPRVIEPEIKNLENSVYYSIDDIQSVMEDSRDKRLAEAKRATKIIEKSLEEYIAKERAIVSNEAIKELFDKASNMVDSEIEKSLAKLKNGKDAEDVLRRFAYDIQNKVLHYPVKGMKKATRDGRDDCFMCMKRMFGLN from the coding sequence ATGGCATTAGTATCTTTAGCAATTGATTATAAAAAAGCCTCTGTAGAGGTTAGAAGTTTATTTGCTTTAAATCATAATGATAGTAGAGAGCTATATAGTTCTATTCTTGAAATTGAAAATATAGAACATGCTGTTTTTATTTCAACATGTAATCGTACTGAATTGTATTTAGAAATAAGTGAACTACGGGTAGTTGATGAAGCTATTGCTTGGTGGCAGTCAAAAGTTAAAACAACAAAATTTAATTTGAAAGATTATATTAAATTACGTCAAGGTACAGAAGTTATTAAACACCTTATGAAGTTAGCATGTGGTTTAGAATCTATGGTTTTAGGAGAGCCGCAGATTTTAGGTCAAGTCAAATCTTCTTATAGTGAGAGTAAGCAAAATAATGCGCTTGGTAAAGAATTAGATAGAGTTTTCCAGAAAGTTTTTGCAACGGCAAAAAAGGTAAGAAGAGAGACTAAGATAGGTTATTGTCCTGTTTCAGTTGCATTTTCAGCAATATCTTTAGCTAAAAGACAGTTAGATAATATTTCAGAGAAAACAGTGCTTATAATAGGAGCTGGTGAGACTGGTGAGCTGCTGTTTAAACATATAAATTCATTAGAGCCAGAACATATTTATATTGCTAATAGAACTATTGAGCGAGCAGATAATATAACAAAAAACTTTTCAAATGCTACTAGTTTTAATTTAGATAATATAGCTAATTTAGTTAATAAGGCCGATATTATAGTCGCAGCAGTGACTTTTAGTGAATATATAATAAAGTCTGAGGAGGTTGATTCTATTAAAGAAAGAGTCTTTATTGATATATCAATACCTAGAGTTATAGAGCCGGAAATTAAAAATCTTGAGAACTCAGTATATTACTCTATAGATGATATTCAATCTGTTATGGAAGATAGTCGAGATAAGAGATTGGCAGAGGCAAAAAGAGCAACAAAAATAATAGAGAAATCTTTAGAAGAGTATATAGCTAAAGAAAGAGCTATTGTTTCTAATGAGGCTATTAAAGAGCTCTTTGATAAAGCAAGTAATATGGTTGATTCAGAAATAGAGAAAAGCCTGGCTAAACTAAAGAATGGTAAAGATGCTGAAGATGTTCTAAGAAGATTTGCATATGATATCCAAAATAAAGTATTACATTATCCTGTTAAAGGAATGAAGAAAGCTACACGTGATGGTCGAGATGACTGTTTTATGTGTATGAAAAGAATGTTCGGTTTAAATTAG
- a CDS encoding MlaA family lipoprotein yields the protein MKVNKKSAFILGFFGLSLVGCSTTSDNRDPYENYNRAMYDFNDKAYSVLRPLAKGYDAVVPDAFQTGIFNFFNNLREPARIVNDLFQGEFSYAGDDSIRFLTNTTIGLAGFIDVADDWYGKEMRYHQSFAVTLHKWGWYDNEGGSNNKSPYIVWPLLGPGVLEDAATGVDALFNPLTYSFLIPGVGVAAYAISYGTTAAYYTNQGVSYLPAYDNLQEVSVDPYIAMRNAYIQNYDYGMSKVLKQELEKDDSTIETDAAVLGVLGLDGGSLDTLSASSGSPSAVKQEPTYMLKSKLDSVNKATKVDEAFSEAYANDSSVVSIDDLEGKKPALENQDQTPKELENAERIINDPTN from the coding sequence ATGAAGGTCAATAAGAAGTCAGCTTTTATCTTAGGTTTTTTTGGTTTGTCGTTAGTTGGTTGTTCAACGACATCCGATAATAGAGATCCATATGAAAATTATAATAGAGCAATGTATGATTTTAATGATAAAGCTTATTCTGTATTGAGACCTTTAGCTAAAGGCTATGATGCGGTTGTGCCAGATGCTTTTCAAACAGGGATTTTCAATTTTTTTAATAACCTTAGAGAGCCTGCAAGAATTGTTAATGACTTATTCCAAGGAGAATTTAGCTACGCTGGCGATGATTCAATTAGATTTTTGACTAATACTACAATAGGATTAGCTGGATTTATAGATGTTGCTGATGATTGGTATGGTAAAGAAATGAGATATCATCAAAGCTTCGCTGTAACTTTACATAAGTGGGGATGGTATGATAATGAGGGTGGCAGTAATAATAAGTCTCCTTATATTGTGTGGCCTTTACTTGGTCCAGGAGTCCTTGAAGATGCTGCTACAGGTGTAGATGCTTTATTTAATCCTCTTACTTATTCTTTCTTAATCCCAGGCGTCGGTGTAGCAGCATATGCTATTTCATATGGTACTACAGCTGCATACTATACAAACCAAGGAGTTTCTTATTTACCAGCATACGATAACTTACAAGAAGTTTCTGTTGATCCATATATTGCAATGAGAAATGCTTATATTCAGAATTATGATTATGGTATGTCAAAAGTACTTAAGCAAGAGTTAGAAAAAGATGACTCAACAATAGAGACAGATGCAGCTGTTCTGGGTGTGTTAGGACTTGATGGAGGCTCTTTAGATACATTATCAGCATCTAGTGGTAGTCCTTCAGCAGTTAAGCAAGAGCCGACTTATATGCTTAAGAGTAAGCTTGATAGTGTAAATAAAGCTACGAAAGTAGATGAAGCATTTAGTGAAGCTTATGCTAATGATAGTAGTGTTGTCAGTATAGATGATTTGGAAGGTAAAAAACCTGCTCTAGAGAATCAAGATCAAACTCCAAAAGAGTTGGAGAATGCTGAAAGAATTATTAATGATCCTACTAACTAA
- the prmC gene encoding peptide chain release factor N(5)-glutamine methyltransferase, protein MSNKSILFILKEKLSNLKSNDITVRTDIQSIICNVLNVDRAYLYLYGDKALTDNQVEEIEEKVARYEQGEPLAYILGYKYFWKQKIFVNQHTLIPRADTETLIEAVLNDYLNKDEALDILDLGTGSGAIAIALAAEYPNSNVVAVDFSKEALKQSEINAKQNSVDNIKFIESDWYENLAKYKFDIIVSNPPYIDIEDSEIDDEVKKYEPHSALFANDGGLADIELIISKAQDFLKNSHGKLYIEHGYTQSEVIYKLFANAGFLDIRVIKDLNGRDRTSVAKK, encoded by the coding sequence ATGAGTAATAAAAGTATTTTATTTATTCTAAAAGAAAAATTATCTAATTTAAAATCTAATGATATAACTGTTAGAACAGATATTCAGAGCATTATATGTAATGTCTTAAATGTCGATCGAGCATATCTCTATTTATATGGGGATAAAGCTTTAACAGACAACCAAGTAGAAGAAATAGAAGAAAAAGTTGCCAGATATGAGCAAGGTGAGCCATTGGCTTATATTTTAGGCTATAAATATTTTTGGAAACAAAAGATCTTTGTTAATCAACATACCTTAATACCAAGGGCTGATACTGAGACTTTGATTGAAGCAGTATTGAATGATTATCTTAATAAGGACGAAGCTTTAGATATTTTAGATTTGGGTACGGGAAGTGGTGCAATAGCAATAGCTTTAGCAGCAGAATACCCAAATAGTAACGTAGTAGCAGTTGATTTTTCAAAAGAAGCATTAAAACAATCGGAAATAAATGCTAAGCAAAATAGTGTAGATAATATTAAGTTTATTGAAAGTGATTGGTATGAAAATTTAGCAAAATATAAATTTGATATTATAGTTTCAAATCCTCCATATATAGATATAGAAGATTCTGAAATTGATGATGAAGTCAAAAAGTATGAACCGCATTCAGCACTTTTTGCAAATGATGGCGGTTTAGCAGATATAGAATTAATTATATCTAAAGCTCAGGATTTTCTGAAAAATAGTCATGGTAAACTATATATTGAACATGGCTATACTCAGTCTGAAGTCATCTATAAATTATTTGCTAATGCTGGTTTCCTAGATATTAGAGTGATAAAAGATTTAAATGGTAGAGATAGAACTTCTGTAGCTAAAAAGTGA
- the prfA gene encoding peptide chain release factor 1 translates to MKDSIKAKLQGLVERHEEVSALLGEASVISNQNKFRELSKEYSNLEPIVKAFNQYKQALGDKETAYEMLGESDPEMREMAKEELKQANESIERLESELQILLLPRDPNDDANVFLEIRAGTGGDEASIFSGDLFRMYGKYAEQRGWKMEVVSASEGEHGGYKEIITKINGEGVYSQLKFESGAHRVQRVPATESQGRIHTSACTVAVMPEVDEVEGIDINPADLKVDTFRASGAGGQHVNKTDSAIRITHIPTGVVVECQDQRSQHKNRAAAMSMLKSKLLQAEIDKQQKEQSDTRRNLVGSGDRSERIRTYNYPQGRVTDHRINLTLYKLDEVMEGYLDSVVQPLVLEYQADLLAAMSDE, encoded by the coding sequence ATGAAAGATTCTATAAAAGCAAAATTACAAGGTCTAGTTGAAAGGCACGAAGAAGTTAGTGCTTTATTGGGAGAAGCTAGCGTTATTTCTAATCAAAATAAATTTAGAGAATTATCAAAAGAATACTCTAACTTAGAGCCTATAGTTAAAGCTTTTAATCAATATAAGCAAGCGTTAGGTGATAAAGAAACTGCTTATGAGATGTTAGGTGAAAGCGATCCTGAAATGAGAGAGATGGCTAAGGAAGAGTTAAAGCAGGCTAATGAATCTATAGAAAGATTAGAGTCAGAGCTTCAAATACTTCTTTTACCTAGAGACCCTAACGATGATGCAAACGTGTTTTTAGAAATACGTGCAGGAACTGGTGGAGATGAGGCTTCAATTTTTTCTGGAGATTTGTTTAGAATGTATGGTAAATACGCTGAACAAAGAGGTTGGAAAATGGAGGTTGTTTCAGCTAGTGAAGGTGAGCATGGTGGATATAAGGAGATCATCACAAAAATAAATGGTGAAGGTGTTTATTCGCAACTTAAGTTTGAGTCTGGAGCCCATAGGGTACAACGTGTTCCAGCTACAGAATCGCAAGGAAGAATACATACATCAGCATGTACAGTCGCTGTGATGCCAGAGGTTGATGAGGTTGAGGGTATTGATATAAATCCTGCTGATCTGAAAGTGGATACATTTAGAGCATCTGGAGCCGGGGGACAGCATGTCAACAAAACTGACTCAGCTATTCGTATTACACATATTCCGACAGGTGTAGTAGTTGAGTGTCAAGATCAAAGATCTCAACATAAAAATAGAGCAGCAGCTATGTCTATGTTAAAGTCAAAATTATTACAGGCAGAGATAGATAAGCAACAAAAAGAGCAATCTGATACTAGAAGAAATCTTGTAGGTAGTGGGGATAGATCTGAAAGGATAAGAACTTATAACTATCCTCAAGGTAGAGTTACAGATCATAGAATTAACCTTACACTTTATAAGTTAGATGAAGTTATGGAAGGTTATTTAGATAGTGTTGTCCAGCCACTAGTATTAGAGTATCAAGCAGATTTATTAGCTGCAATGTCAGATGAGTAA
- a CDS encoding YfgM family protein, whose protein sequence is MKKLLNDLPNKQKKLVYGLTLIIVIAVISLAVWQYKKHENAEQMLQAATEYQKAILEYENSNISSSSKTNGFSKVVQEYPHTAFAIFSSWYLASDAINNTSFNSFDIKNLQTADSNGKANYNKAISILENSAKENPSNNLTNVTKTRLARLYIATNQIDKAISTIDSIATSQQTSYTLLILGDAYQAKGDIEKATQTWKKAQTLNTNPDIDNLLNKKINSII, encoded by the coding sequence ATGAAAAAACTTCTAAATGACTTACCAAACAAGCAAAAGAAGTTAGTTTATGGTTTAACTTTAATAATAGTGATAGCTGTTATATCTCTAGCTGTATGGCAATATAAGAAACATGAAAATGCAGAGCAAATGCTACAAGCAGCTACAGAATATCAAAAGGCTATACTTGAGTATGAAAATTCAAACATTTCAAGCTCTTCAAAAACAAATGGTTTTTCAAAAGTAGTTCAGGAGTATCCTCATACTGCTTTTGCTATTTTTTCTAGTTGGTATTTAGCAAGTGATGCTATTAATAATACTAGCTTTAACAGCTTTGATATTAAGAACCTTCAAACTGCTGATAGTAATGGAAAAGCAAACTATAATAAAGCTATCTCTATTCTTGAAAATAGCGCAAAAGAAAATCCTAGTAATAATCTAACTAATGTCACAAAAACTAGATTAGCTAGACTGTATATAGCTACTAACCAAATAGACAAAGCAATCTCAACCATAGATTCGATAGCAACATCACAGCAAACCTCTTATACACTACTAATTCTAGGCGATGCTTATCAAGCAAAAGGCGATATTGAGAAAGCTACTCAGACTTGGAAAAAAGCACAAACTCTAAATACAAACCCTGATATCGACAATTTATTAAATAAAAAAATAAATAGCATTATCTAA
- the ubiG gene encoding bifunctional 2-polyprenyl-6-hydroxyphenol methylase/3-demethylubiquinol 3-O-methyltransferase UbiG, which produces MMNINTKEVEKFSQLSQEWWNLEGPLKTLHQVNPLRLEFIEKFCSLTNKNILDIGCGGGILAEALARKDAKVSALDASSKAIEVAKEHSQLTGLKINYYNNTIEEFTNINKNDSFDIVTCMEMLEHVPNPESIIIEAAKLVKKDGYLFVSTLNRNLKSYLLSIITAEHILKMVPKGTHEYSKFIKPYELTKIAEANDLKPVEIIGIHYNPLKKDFYLGKNVDVNYIIAFKKI; this is translated from the coding sequence TTGATGAATATTAATACTAAAGAAGTCGAAAAATTCTCACAACTCTCTCAAGAATGGTGGAACCTAGAAGGACCTCTAAAAACTCTACATCAAGTAAATCCTCTGAGATTAGAATTTATAGAAAAATTCTGCTCTTTAACAAATAAAAATATATTAGATATTGGTTGTGGTGGTGGAATACTAGCAGAAGCTCTAGCTAGAAAAGATGCAAAAGTCTCAGCGCTCGATGCCTCTTCTAAGGCTATAGAAGTGGCTAAAGAACACTCTCAGTTAACAGGCTTAAAAATTAACTATTACAATAACACTATAGAGGAATTTACAAATATTAATAAAAATGATTCTTTTGATATTGTTACATGCATGGAGATGCTAGAGCATGTTCCCAATCCAGAAAGCATTATTATAGAAGCTGCAAAATTAGTAAAAAAAGATGGATATCTATTTGTATCAACTTTAAATAGAAATTTAAAATCCTATCTATTATCTATAATTACTGCCGAACATATATTAAAAATGGTTCCCAAAGGCACACACGAATATAGTAAATTCATAAAGCCTTATGAACTAACTAAGATAGCTGAAGCCAATGATCTTAAGCCAGTCGAAATAATTGGAATACATTATAATCCATTAAAGAAAGATTTTTATCTTGGAAAAAATGTTGACGTAAACTATATAATCGCTTTTAAGAAAATCTAA
- a CDS encoding PQQ-binding-like beta-propeller repeat protein produces the protein MKNLFKKIVIPLICTFTVVSCTKSNIPPPTPLEENPPQAVLTTVKWKTPTGNGNGGIGNYNLSPTVTDDNNTVIVPNQNGKVFAIDIDNGSVKWQENTEVKISSQPNTIANAVVFGSIKGDLIALDTDNGQTLWKTTAPSSLFSRPTIYDNSVYVYTHDGSISAYNAINSEQLWTEPNILPDLILPGNSSPIVLNNTVMIGSSYGTILGFTVDDGDRTINIPIAISQGSSPADRMVDIVSTPLLYGDYLIFSAYQGAIVGIDKDKGKMLWAKKASIINNIEINDNAIFTTQADSSIKAYDITTGDILWTQDILKWRDVTSPIYYKGMIVVGDYEGYLHFFNSINGQYLGRLRLTTPEDAYFTKGIKGELIPTEKGIVVEADNGDTYLVEAGSDAVIYTTILSDHVLDKGKSVSHIDPIVIESDEEESTEIISSGSSPKTTAPAKNVNVIIADLSPQKVNNEQN, from the coding sequence ATGAAAAACCTTTTTAAGAAAATAGTTATTCCTTTAATTTGTACTTTTACAGTTGTTAGCTGTACAAAAAGTAATATTCCACCCCCTACACCCTTAGAAGAAAATCCTCCTCAAGCAGTTTTAACAACAGTAAAATGGAAAACTCCCACAGGAAATGGTAATGGGGGAATAGGTAATTATAACTTATCACCCACTGTCACAGATGATAATAACACTGTAATAGTTCCAAACCAAAATGGGAAAGTCTTTGCTATTGATATAGACAATGGAAGTGTTAAATGGCAAGAAAATACTGAAGTAAAAATATCAAGTCAACCAAACACAATAGCAAATGCAGTGGTTTTTGGCTCAATCAAAGGCGATTTAATCGCTTTAGATACAGATAATGGTCAAACTCTTTGGAAAACAACGGCTCCTAGTAGCTTATTCTCTAGACCTACTATATATGACAATTCAGTTTATGTTTATACTCATGATGGAAGTATATCAGCTTATAATGCTATAAATAGTGAACAACTTTGGACAGAGCCGAATATTCTCCCAGACCTAATTCTTCCTGGAAACTCTTCACCAATAGTTTTAAATAATACTGTTATGATTGGCTCTTCATATGGAACAATTCTTGGTTTTACGGTAGATGATGGTGACAGAACAATAAACATTCCTATAGCTATTTCTCAAGGCTCATCGCCTGCTGATAGAATGGTTGATATTGTATCCACTCCTTTACTTTATGGAGATTATCTAATTTTTTCTGCATACCAAGGTGCTATAGTTGGTATAGATAAAGATAAAGGTAAAATGCTTTGGGCTAAAAAAGCATCCATAATAAATAATATAGAAATTAATGATAATGCTATTTTCACCACTCAAGCAGACAGCTCAATAAAAGCTTATGATATTACAACTGGTGATATCCTATGGACACAAGATATCTTAAAATGGCGAGATGTAACATCTCCCATTTATTATAAAGGTATGATCGTAGTTGGAGATTATGAGGGATATCTACACTTTTTTAACTCCATAAATGGCCAATATTTAGGAAGGCTCAGATTAACAACACCTGAAGATGCTTATTTTACTAAAGGAATAAAAGGTGAACTTATTCCAACAGAAAAAGGGATTGTTGTTGAGGCTGATAATGGTGATACTTATCTTGTTGAAGCTGGAAGTGATGCTGTTATTTATACTACCATCCTTAGTGATCATGTTTTAGATAAAGGTAAAAGTGTTAGCCATATTGATCCAATTGTGATAGAGTCTGATGAAGAAGAGAGTACCGAGATTATAAGCTCTGGTAGCTCACCAAAAACTACAGCTCCGGCCAAGAATGTAAATGTTATTATTGCAGATCTTAGCCCACAAAAGGTAAATAATGAACAGAATTAA